From the genome of Sporomusa sphaeroides DSM 2875:
TGACAGCTTTTCGCGCACACGATTAATCAGCCCTCCGGCATGTAGTGTTTGCAAGCTTGATGCCGCCAACGGTTTAAGCACATAGCCGGTTTTCCGGGTCAAATTCGTAAGTGTTGCAGCCTGAATGTTAATTTCGAAAACATCATTGTCTTTTGCCTCAGCCGTAATCTGGTCAATGCAATCACAAGTGATAACCGGCAGCCCAATATTTATGGCATTCCGGCGGAAAATGCGCGCAAAGGATTTGGCAACAACCGCGCGTATACCGCAGGCTTTTAACGCCACAGGTGCCTGTTCGCGCGATGAGCCGCAGCCAAAATTGTCACCAGCGACAAGAATATCACCGTGAGCGGCAATTTTGGCAAAATTGGGGATTGCACTGCCGCCCAAGGCCGCCTCGCCGAGGCGCTCCGGCGGCAGCGACATGGCGTAACCAGGCAATATCTGATCTGTATCCACATTGTCTCCAAGAAAAAAAGCTCTGCCTGTTCCGTCCATAGTTACACCTCCTTTGTTATGGTACCAGGCAGCACAAGGTATCCGGCCACAGCGCTCTCAGCAACCACGCGCGGCGATGCCAGGTACACTTGCGCGGCCTTGTCACCCATACGTCCCGGGAAGTTGCGGTTGGTAGAAGATACAGCCACATCGTCCTTGGTCAACAGCCCCTGATGTGAACCGAAGCAAGGGCCGCAGCCCGGATTCATGACAATAGCCCCCACATCACGGAACACCTTCACCAGACCGTTTTCCTCCATCTGCTCAAGGATTCTGCGGGATGCAGGAACAACCACCAAGTTAACATGGGAGGCAATCTTGCGGCCTTGCAGAACAGACGCCGCAATCTCCATATCCGAATAACGGCCATTGGTACAACTTGCCAGCACAGCCTGGGTAATCCGTGTGCCAACCAGTTGACTAAGCGGCTTGACATTGCCTGGCGAAGAGGGGCAGGCCGCAACCGGAACAATCTCTGCGGCATCAATATCGTACTCTGCCGCACCAGGCCCCGGATCGCCATTGCCCTGGTCGATGTAGCCAATCATGGCACCGCACTCAATCATCATGTTAGCGATTGTCATCTTTTCCTCCGACGGCAGCGAAACAATGGCATCTCCGGTGACAATCACCGCACAGTCAGTAAAGCCGTTAGTTGTAAACTTTCCTATTATATGTAAGACGATATCTTTACCATAGACAAAGGGGTTAAGCTTGCCGTTAATGCGGATGATATGCGTCTCCGGCACCTCCAGATCAAGCTCGCCAAGTGCCATAACAGCAGCCGCCTCAGTGGAACCGAGCGGAATTGCCACCGCGCCATGTGCACCGGCAGTACAGGTGTGGGAATCTGCGCCGACAATGATATCGCCTGCGCTATACAGCCCCTCTTCATACGCCACCTGGTGCAGGACACCGTCCGACCTCTTGTAGAACTGAACACCAAAGTCCTCATGAAACGCCTGCATCGTCCGGTGCTGCTGGCGGGACTCAACGGTAGAGGACGGTATATTATGATCAATGAATAATACCACCTTCTCGGGATCATATACCCGGGAAACACCAATTTTCCGAAACTGTTCAATGGCAATGGGCGCGGTCACATCATGGGCCATGACCAAATCCACCTTGACGGTGATTTCCTGCCCTGGCTTGACATGATCAAGACCGGCCTTTTTGGCAAGGATTTTTTCTATGA
Proteins encoded in this window:
- a CDS encoding 3-isopropylmalate dehydratase, whose translation is MDGTGRAFFLGDNVDTDQILPGYAMSLPPERLGEAALGGSAIPNFAKIAAHGDILVAGDNFGCGSSREQAPVALKACGIRAVVAKSFARIFRRNAINIGLPVITCDCIDQITAEAKDNDVFEINIQAATLTNLTRKTGYVLKPLAASSLQTLHAGGLINRVREKLSERGEQLQSGQLTGGE
- a CDS encoding 3-isopropylmalate dehydratase large subunit; this translates as MNVIEKILAKKAGLDHVKPGQEITVKVDLVMAHDVTAPIAIEQFRKIGVSRVYDPEKVVLFIDHNIPSSTVESRQQHRTMQAFHEDFGVQFYKRSDGVLHQVAYEEGLYSAGDIIVGADSHTCTAGAHGAVAIPLGSTEAAAVMALGELDLEVPETHIIRINGKLNPFVYGKDIVLHIIGKFTTNGFTDCAVIVTGDAIVSLPSEEKMTIANMMIECGAMIGYIDQGNGDPGPGAAEYDIDAAEIVPVAACPSSPGNVKPLSQLVGTRITQAVLASCTNGRYSDMEIAASVLQGRKIASHVNLVVVPASRRILEQMEENGLVKVFRDVGAIVMNPGCGPCFGSHQGLLTKDDVAVSSTNRNFPGRMGDKAAQVYLASPRVVAESAVAGYLVLPGTITKEV